CGCCTTCTCGATAGCAGCCTGAGCAGCCTTCGAAGCCTTATGCGCGTGCACGGTCACAGCGGTCGTAATTTCGCCGTTTGCCAGCACCTTGACCAGGCCGTTGCGCTTCTTCAGGATGCCGAGCTGCTGCAACTTCTCGAGCGTGAGCTCTTCGTTGCTGGTCGCTGCGATCAGGCTGATGCGGTCCAGACCAAGGACGAGGTACTCCTGGCGGAAGATGTTGGTAAATCCACGCTTGGGCATACGACGGTGAAGGG
This genomic stretch from Terriglobus saanensis SP1PR4 harbors:
- the rplO gene encoding 50S ribosomal protein L15, which codes for MALNLSNLHAPKGANSNKKRVGRGMGSGMGKTSTRGHDGQRSRSGSRAMRGFEGGQMPLHRRMPKRGFTNIFRQEYLVLGLDRISLIAATSNEELTLEKLQQLGILKKRNGLVKVLANGEITTAVTVHAHKASKAAQAAIEKAGGKIIIVGAPVAAETAETA